In a single window of the Arthrobacter sp. StoSoilA2 genome:
- a CDS encoding Rieske 2Fe-2S domain-containing protein: MGNHSDGSPNHSGTVATAGQNEVEKFQDPGLPPHRLRLADTDPVAAKRAERQVAILFGTSVIGTLIFLVAYFAIDLGDDSTIANIRTQNLLLGLGTAFAMLGIGTGIVHWAKALMPDHEVSEERHAIRHEEDRQAAVRIVDDIVEETGIKRRPLIRNTLLGAVALAPLPALAIFGDLGPRPDDKLAHTMWAPEGGKLKRLTRDPDGTPIKASDVTIGSAFHVIPEGLNELHEGKLNEKAKAVVLLMRLDPNSLNPSEGREDWSYNGIVAYSKICTHVGCPVALYEQQTHHLLCPCHQSTFDLTQECKVIFGPASRPLPQLPIAVDAEGYLVATSDFKEPVGPSYWERDEHERLINS; this comes from the coding sequence ATGGGCAACCATAGTGACGGCAGTCCGAACCACTCGGGCACCGTAGCTACGGCTGGTCAGAATGAAGTGGAGAAGTTCCAGGATCCTGGGCTTCCTCCGCATCGTTTGCGCCTGGCTGACACGGACCCGGTAGCCGCAAAGCGAGCCGAGCGTCAGGTAGCCATTTTGTTTGGCACCTCTGTCATCGGCACGCTGATCTTCCTGGTGGCGTACTTCGCCATCGATTTGGGCGACGATTCGACGATTGCAAACATCCGTACCCAGAACCTGCTCCTGGGCCTGGGTACGGCCTTTGCAATGCTCGGAATCGGCACCGGCATCGTGCACTGGGCCAAGGCCCTGATGCCCGATCACGAAGTGTCGGAAGAGCGCCACGCTATCCGTCACGAGGAAGATCGCCAGGCTGCGGTGCGCATCGTCGACGACATCGTCGAGGAAACCGGCATTAAGCGTCGCCCGCTGATCCGCAACACCCTTCTTGGCGCCGTTGCCCTTGCTCCGCTCCCTGCTCTCGCGATTTTCGGCGACCTGGGACCGCGTCCTGATGACAAGCTCGCACACACCATGTGGGCTCCTGAAGGTGGCAAGCTCAAGCGACTTACCCGCGACCCCGATGGCACTCCCATCAAGGCTTCGGATGTCACCATCGGTTCGGCCTTCCACGTCATTCCCGAGGGCCTCAACGAACTTCACGAGGGCAAGCTGAACGAAAAGGCCAAGGCCGTCGTTCTGCTGATGCGTTTGGATCCGAACTCGCTGAACCCTTCCGAGGGCCGTGAGGACTGGAGCTACAACGGCATTGTTGCTTACTCCAAGATCTGCACACACGTTGGTTGCCCCGTTGCTCTTTACGAGCAGCAGACCCACCACCTGCTGTGCCCGTGCCACCAGTCCACGTTCGACCTCACGCAGGAATGCAAGGTCATCTTTGGACCGGCCAGCCGTCCGCTCCCCCAGCTGCCCATCGCAGTTGACGCAGAAGGCTACCTCGTCGCTACCAGCGACTTCAAAGAACCTGTAGGACCGAGTTACTGGGAGCGTGACGAGCATGAGCGCCTCATCAACAGCTGA
- a CDS encoding heme-copper oxidase subunit III, which yields MGTLDFYRHNVLVTSATHAPSTPAHPTLNRPNLVSVGTVVWLSSELMFFAGLFAMYFTLRSTSGLMWAEESAKLNFPFALVNTIVLVASSFTCQMGVFAAERLEPRRTGGRLQFTRWGMSEWFVLTFIMGAFFVAGQTTEYAMLVSEHVSLSSNAYGSAFYMTTGFHGLHVIGGLIAFLFIIGRAFAAKKFGHFEATSAIVTSYYWHFVDVVWIGLFLVIYVLK from the coding sequence TTGGGAACTCTGGACTTTTACAGACATAATGTCCTTGTGACATCTGCGACCCATGCCCCCAGTACCCCGGCGCACCCGACGCTGAACCGCCCCAATCTGGTTTCTGTTGGAACCGTTGTTTGGCTGTCCAGTGAGTTGATGTTCTTCGCCGGTCTCTTTGCCATGTACTTCACCCTGCGTTCCACATCGGGACTGATGTGGGCCGAGGAGTCGGCCAAGCTCAACTTCCCGTTTGCGCTCGTCAACACGATCGTCCTCGTGGCCAGTTCCTTTACTTGCCAGATGGGCGTCTTCGCCGCTGAGCGGCTTGAACCGCGCCGCACCGGCGGACGCCTGCAGTTCACCCGCTGGGGCATGAGCGAATGGTTCGTTCTCACCTTCATCATGGGTGCCTTCTTCGTGGCCGGACAGACAACGGAGTACGCCATGCTCGTCTCCGAGCACGTTTCCCTGTCATCCAATGCCTACGGTTCCGCCTTCTACATGACCACAGGCTTCCACGGCCTGCACGTCATCGGCGGTTTGATCGCGTTCCTGTTCATTATTGGCCGCGCGTTTGCCGCCAAGAAGTTTGGGCACTTTGAAGCGACATCAGCGATCGTCACCTCGTACTACTGGCACTTCGTTGACGTCGTCTGGATTGGCCTCTTCCTGGTCATCTACGTCCTGAAGTAG
- a CDS encoding Lrp/AsnC ligand binding domain-containing protein codes for MITAFVLIKTDASRIPETAEQISAIQGISEVYSVTGEWDLIAVARVSKHEDLADVIADRLSKVDSVVHTTTHIAFRAYSQHDLDAAFALGFE; via the coding sequence GTGATCACCGCTTTCGTCCTGATCAAGACCGACGCTTCGCGCATTCCGGAAACCGCCGAGCAGATTTCGGCCATCCAAGGCATCAGTGAGGTCTATTCCGTCACTGGAGAATGGGACCTGATCGCTGTAGCCAGAGTGTCCAAGCATGAAGACCTCGCGGACGTCATTGCTGACCGCCTGTCGAAGGTGGATTCAGTGGTCCACACCACTACGCACATAGCGTTCCGTGCGTACTCGCAGCACGATCTCGACGCCGCCTTTGCCTTGGGATTCGAATAG
- a CDS encoding VOC family protein, with amino-acid sequence MRFVQVAQHAEDLKRAAAFYAALLGADPKALYDPPGLLFFDVGGVRLLLEKGAPSSLLYFEVGDLHGTVAAMRSRGVKIISEPHIIFTHEDDLLGPADSEEWMAFIEDSEANTVGLVSRIRTAGD; translated from the coding sequence ATGCGATTCGTTCAAGTAGCCCAGCACGCCGAGGACCTGAAGCGGGCGGCGGCCTTCTACGCTGCACTGCTGGGCGCCGATCCCAAGGCCTTGTACGACCCTCCCGGGCTCCTCTTCTTTGACGTGGGTGGCGTGCGGCTTCTGCTGGAGAAGGGAGCGCCATCATCCCTGCTCTATTTCGAGGTCGGAGACCTGCATGGCACGGTGGCGGCAATGAGGAGCAGGGGTGTGAAGATCATTTCGGAGCCGCACATCATCTTCACCCATGAGGATGACCTCCTCGGACCTGCAGATTCGGAGGAGTGGATGGCCTTCATCGAGGACAGCGAGGCCAATACCGTAGGCCTGGTCAGCCGGATCAGGACGGCAGGAGACTAA
- the trpD gene encoding anthranilate phosphoribosyltransferase has product MTSPASAPAASNTWPGLISALINGDDLSVGNTEWAMNTIMAGEATPAQIAGFLVALRAKGETVEELAGLVEAMLQNANPIQISGEKLDIVGTGGDRLNTVNISTMAALVAAGAGAKVVKHGNRAASSTSGSADVLEALGVRLDLSIEQVARNAEEAGITFCFAQVFHPSFRHTAVPRRELAVPTAFNFLGPMTNPAHVQASAVGVANARMAPLVAGVLARRGSRGLVFRGDDGLDELTPTGPSTVWEIRNGTVTEQVFSPAELGIEPSTVADLRGGDAAANAVVVREVLDGKTGPVRDAVLLNAAAGLVSVDLNADGDLLDRMRAAFTLAADSVDSGKAAGVLTKWIALSQASKG; this is encoded by the coding sequence GTGACTTCTCCGGCATCGGCACCTGCAGCCAGCAATACCTGGCCAGGGCTCATCTCAGCACTGATCAACGGCGACGACCTTTCAGTGGGCAACACTGAGTGGGCCATGAACACGATCATGGCCGGCGAAGCGACTCCTGCCCAGATCGCGGGTTTCCTGGTTGCCCTTCGCGCCAAGGGCGAAACAGTGGAAGAACTGGCCGGTCTTGTGGAGGCGATGCTCCAGAATGCCAACCCGATACAGATCTCCGGTGAAAAGCTGGACATCGTGGGCACGGGCGGGGACAGGCTCAACACCGTCAACATCTCAACCATGGCAGCCCTTGTTGCGGCCGGTGCGGGCGCGAAAGTCGTCAAGCACGGAAACCGGGCGGCGTCGTCTACGTCCGGCTCTGCTGATGTATTGGAAGCCCTGGGTGTCCGCCTGGACCTTTCCATTGAGCAGGTTGCCCGGAATGCGGAGGAGGCGGGAATCACATTCTGCTTTGCGCAGGTTTTCCATCCCTCGTTCCGTCATACTGCGGTACCCCGGCGGGAGCTGGCAGTACCCACGGCCTTCAATTTTCTCGGCCCCATGACCAATCCTGCTCATGTCCAGGCTTCGGCAGTCGGCGTCGCCAACGCCCGGATGGCTCCTCTGGTAGCGGGTGTCCTTGCCCGTCGCGGCAGCCGTGGCCTCGTGTTCCGCGGTGACGATGGGCTGGACGAATTGACGCCCACGGGACCATCAACTGTTTGGGAAATCAGGAACGGAACCGTCACGGAGCAGGTGTTCTCTCCCGCTGAGCTCGGTATCGAACCGTCCACCGTTGCGGATCTGCGGGGCGGGGACGCCGCTGCAAATGCAGTGGTTGTACGTGAGGTCCTTGACGGCAAGACAGGTCCTGTGCGCGATGCTGTCCTGTTGAATGCTGCCGCTGGCTTGGTGTCCGTTGATCTGAACGCCGACGGTGACCTTTTGGATCGGATGCGGGCTGCCTTCACACTGGCAGCCGACTCCGTTGATTCAGGTAAGGCCGCCGGTGTCCTGACCAAGTGGATTGCCCTTAGCCAGGCCTCCAAGGGCTAG
- a CDS encoding sigma-70 family RNA polymerase sigma factor, whose translation MDADDVVSEAFASILESLLAGRGPVDSFRAYLVTTVRRMSHRRNLQVGRAATTVRGVAGQVVVIDDDPVLKDFENTILMLAFRSLPSSWQTVLWHVDVEDSKPAAAARAMDLTPNAVSSLLIRAREGLRQAYLQKHVQESAADPCTDFSRYFGKYVRNAVRQAAQDKVRRHLDDCLRCAGVLAELVEIQSGMKRARVL comes from the coding sequence ATGGATGCCGACGACGTGGTCTCCGAGGCGTTTGCATCGATCCTGGAATCCCTGCTGGCGGGCAGGGGACCCGTGGACTCATTCAGGGCTTATCTGGTAACCACCGTTCGGCGAATGTCGCACCGCCGAAATCTGCAGGTCGGACGGGCAGCGACGACGGTGAGAGGCGTTGCGGGTCAGGTCGTGGTTATCGATGATGATCCTGTTCTCAAAGACTTCGAGAATACGATCCTTATGCTGGCTTTCCGTTCCCTTCCATCCAGCTGGCAGACCGTACTTTGGCACGTGGACGTTGAAGACTCGAAGCCGGCTGCAGCGGCACGAGCCATGGACCTGACTCCAAACGCTGTGTCGTCATTGCTCATCCGCGCACGGGAGGGTCTCCGGCAGGCGTACCTCCAAAAACACGTGCAGGAATCAGCTGCGGACCCCTGCACGGACTTTTCACGCTACTTCGGTAAATACGTCCGAAATGCCGTGCGCCAGGCCGCCCAGGACAAAGTTCGCCGGCACCTGGACGATTGCCTGCGTTGCGCAGGGGTGTTGGCCGAGTTGGTGGAAATTCAGTCAGGAATGAAACGGGCGCGAGTGCTGTAA
- a CDS encoding DUF3054 domain-containing protein, which translates to MPSSPRSWIPAAAADLVLILVFAAIGRDAHARGDIITGAFVTAWPFLAGAGVAWLVARVWRAPYALWPSGVSVWIGAVVIGMLLRAVTGQTVVLPFVIVALISLGVFLLGYRAILALILRASRKPHSKA; encoded by the coding sequence ATGCCATCATCGCCCAGATCCTGGATCCCTGCTGCCGCCGCCGACCTCGTATTGATTCTTGTCTTCGCCGCAATTGGCCGGGATGCCCACGCCCGGGGCGACATCATCACGGGTGCCTTTGTCACAGCCTGGCCCTTCCTCGCCGGTGCCGGCGTTGCCTGGCTGGTCGCAAGGGTTTGGCGTGCGCCCTATGCCCTCTGGCCTTCCGGCGTTTCTGTCTGGATCGGTGCCGTAGTGATCGGCATGCTGCTCAGGGCGGTAACCGGCCAGACGGTGGTGTTGCCCTTTGTCATCGTGGCACTAATCAGCCTGGGTGTTTTCCTGCTCGGCTACCGCGCCATTCTCGCGCTAATTCTGCGTGCGTCACGAAAGCCCCACTCCAAGGCCTGA
- a CDS encoding Lrp/AsnC family transcriptional regulator, with protein MQDFDFDERDLKLLHALQIRPRAPWTALAPGVGADAVTLARRWNFLSAEGLAWVATYRGIGSNVAFALVEIECAPAHMSGVTEELDADPDVLSIDHTAGGRDMVITVVSRDEASLARFVLDRLPAIKGIRSTRTHPVINLLADARSWRLRSLQDHEVKLIEREAPQPRAAAKGASADLEERLFWILRADGRASITEISQKLGISPPRAKSALDAALAQDRLVVRLEIARSLSPWPVNVWYFLRVPATQTEAVAGRLVGLGEVRLVATTGGLYSIVMSVWLRRLDDMTILERQLGEKLPMVEIMDRSVVLRTPKHVGIRLDPAGRRII; from the coding sequence ATGCAGGATTTCGACTTTGATGAACGGGACCTCAAACTCCTGCACGCCCTTCAAATCCGTCCCCGGGCACCATGGACGGCCTTGGCACCCGGGGTGGGTGCCGATGCAGTCACCTTGGCCCGACGCTGGAATTTTCTTTCTGCGGAAGGGCTGGCATGGGTAGCGACCTACCGTGGCATCGGTTCCAATGTCGCTTTTGCCCTGGTGGAAATTGAGTGCGCACCTGCCCACATGTCAGGCGTGACCGAAGAGCTTGACGCCGATCCGGACGTGCTCTCGATCGATCACACCGCAGGTGGCAGGGACATGGTCATCACCGTCGTGAGCCGCGATGAAGCTTCCCTCGCACGATTCGTTTTGGACCGCCTGCCAGCCATCAAAGGAATCCGCAGTACAAGAACGCATCCGGTCATCAATCTCCTGGCGGATGCGCGGAGTTGGCGGTTGCGCTCCCTGCAGGACCACGAGGTAAAACTCATAGAGCGCGAAGCACCTCAACCACGTGCGGCCGCGAAGGGCGCATCGGCAGATCTGGAAGAGCGGCTTTTTTGGATCCTTCGCGCTGATGGTCGAGCCTCGATAACTGAAATATCCCAAAAGTTGGGAATCAGCCCCCCGCGCGCGAAGAGCGCTTTGGATGCGGCCCTGGCCCAGGACCGGCTGGTGGTTCGTCTGGAAATCGCCCGTTCATTGTCCCCTTGGCCGGTCAACGTTTGGTATTTCCTCCGCGTACCAGCCACGCAGACGGAGGCAGTGGCGGGCCGGTTGGTGGGTCTCGGAGAAGTGCGTCTGGTAGCCACCACAGGCGGGCTGTATTCGATTGTGATGTCCGTCTGGCTGCGCCGTCTCGATGACATGACCATTCTCGAGCGGCAACTGGGTGAAAAGTTGCCCATGGTGGAAATCATGGACCGCTCGGTCGTACTGCGAACACCAAAGCATGTCGGCATCAGGCTGGATCCTGCCGGCCGCCGCATCATATAA
- a CDS encoding VOC family protein has product MQKISTCLWFDGRAAEAAEFYTSTFDDSSILTSMPGPGGDVLTVDFEIEGRQFMALNGGPAFTFNEAVSLVVNCDSQDEVDRYWNALLEGGGEESQCGWLKDKFGLSWQIVPVGMPGLLNGPDPAGSQRAMEAMLKMRKLDINVLQKAYDGD; this is encoded by the coding sequence ATGCAGAAGATTTCCACCTGTTTGTGGTTTGACGGCCGGGCCGCGGAGGCGGCGGAGTTCTACACGTCGACATTTGATGATTCATCCATCCTGACATCGATGCCGGGTCCAGGCGGAGACGTTCTTACGGTCGACTTTGAGATTGAAGGGCGTCAGTTCATGGCCCTGAACGGGGGACCAGCTTTCACCTTCAACGAGGCAGTTTCCCTCGTGGTGAACTGCGATTCGCAGGACGAGGTGGACCGCTACTGGAATGCGCTCTTGGAAGGAGGAGGAGAAGAAAGCCAATGCGGATGGTTGAAGGACAAGTTTGGCTTGTCGTGGCAGATCGTCCCTGTTGGGATGCCGGGCCTGTTGAATGGTCCGGATCCGGCTGGTTCCCAGCGGGCAATGGAAGCCATGTTGAAGATGCGGAAGCTTGACATCAACGTTCTGCAAAAGGCGTACGACGGCGACTGA
- a CDS encoding helix-turn-helix transcriptional regulator, whose amino-acid sequence MPEQRRIGYRWNLRALMAKQNLWKTTELMPLLKSRGINLSESQVYRLVTSTPERIPAKTFAALCDILDCTPNDLFEPFVEMRAAATANAPKRSEDLGIQPGNPIARRVRLVASEDGE is encoded by the coding sequence ATGCCTGAACAGCGCCGGATTGGCTACCGCTGGAACTTGCGAGCCCTGATGGCAAAGCAGAACCTGTGGAAGACCACCGAACTGATGCCGCTCCTGAAATCTCGTGGTATCAACCTTTCCGAAAGTCAGGTCTACAGGCTGGTCACATCGACTCCGGAGCGCATTCCGGCCAAGACATTCGCGGCGCTCTGCGACATCCTGGACTGCACACCCAACGACCTGTTCGAACCATTCGTGGAGATGCGCGCCGCGGCGACAGCCAATGCCCCGAAGCGCAGTGAAGACCTCGGCATCCAACCAGGCAACCCCATCGCACGACGTGTCCGCCTCGTCGCTTCTGAGGACGGTGAGTAG
- a CDS encoding VOC family protein: MTTRLNPYISFRDNARDAINFYESVFGGELTLSTFGEYQASEDPAEAEKVMHSMLVTPNGLTLMAADTPNSMDYNPGNNISVSLSGQSEDEAELRGYWDKLADGGTVTMPLESAPWGDTFGMCVDKFGIAWLVNIAGEQQGQ, translated from the coding sequence ATGACAACCCGCCTCAACCCATATATCTCGTTCCGCGATAATGCCAGGGACGCAATCAACTTCTACGAGTCCGTCTTCGGCGGCGAACTGACGCTCAGCACTTTTGGCGAATATCAGGCAAGCGAAGACCCCGCCGAAGCGGAGAAGGTGATGCACTCAATGCTGGTAACGCCCAACGGCCTGACGCTGATGGCTGCCGACACGCCGAACAGCATGGACTACAACCCGGGCAACAACATCTCGGTGTCGCTAAGCGGCCAGTCCGAGGATGAAGCCGAACTTCGTGGTTACTGGGACAAACTCGCCGACGGCGGTACCGTCACCATGCCGCTCGAAAGCGCACCGTGGGGCGACACCTTCGGGATGTGTGTGGACAAGTTCGGCATCGCCTGGTTGGTCAATATTGCAGGAGAGCAACAGGGGCAGTAG
- a CDS encoding tyrosine-type recombinase/integrase: MGNTVPGFVPRMLVDPDIGLFRADERVFTAMLDGWRAQMLARGLTTQTIKQRGQLLERFQRFTGEFPWQWRHADIDDFLADLRSGEKPISLKTLRSYSNAVAMFCSYLTHPGYGWGEFCERTFGDIPSQICFEWNMPRHTTDDAVPAKKRSFTKAELQRLFDYIDDLVDREYAAGSKRWLPLFRDSVAFKVCYAYGLRRREMTMLDLEDFGPNPHVSDYGRFGAVQVRFAKGTAGSGPRRRTVLTVPEFDWVVDQLKTWTSGGLRQQFPTAERSSALWPSERGARMSLGSFGDAFAAARDAVGLPQELGLHCLRHSYVTHLIEAGYDAAFVQTQVGHSYASTTGLYTSVSSDFKQKSVQQMIARRIANLEDPDA, from the coding sequence GTGGGTAATACCGTTCCGGGTTTCGTCCCGCGGATGCTGGTGGATCCGGACATTGGGCTGTTCCGGGCTGATGAACGGGTTTTCACTGCCATGCTCGATGGCTGGCGCGCGCAGATGCTGGCACGTGGCCTCACGACTCAGACCATCAAGCAGCGCGGCCAGCTGCTGGAGCGTTTTCAACGCTTCACGGGTGAATTCCCATGGCAATGGCGCCACGCCGACATCGATGACTTCCTGGCCGATCTGCGCTCGGGCGAGAAACCGATCAGCCTGAAAACGTTGCGCTCGTACAGCAACGCCGTGGCGATGTTCTGCTCTTATCTGACGCATCCTGGCTATGGCTGGGGCGAGTTCTGCGAACGGACTTTCGGCGATATTCCGAGCCAGATCTGCTTCGAGTGGAATATGCCAAGGCACACCACCGATGATGCCGTCCCGGCGAAGAAGCGGTCGTTCACCAAGGCGGAACTGCAGCGACTATTCGACTACATCGATGACCTTGTCGACCGGGAATACGCCGCTGGCAGCAAACGATGGCTGCCCCTTTTCCGCGACTCTGTGGCGTTCAAGGTCTGCTATGCCTATGGGCTTCGCCGACGTGAGATGACCATGCTGGACCTGGAAGACTTCGGCCCGAACCCGCACGTCAGTGACTACGGCCGGTTCGGAGCAGTTCAGGTACGGTTCGCCAAGGGAACGGCAGGCTCAGGACCCAGACGGCGCACCGTGCTGACCGTTCCGGAGTTCGACTGGGTCGTGGACCAGCTCAAGACCTGGACATCCGGAGGGCTGCGGCAGCAGTTTCCGACAGCTGAACGGTCCTCGGCTCTTTGGCCGAGCGAGCGGGGTGCCCGGATGTCCCTGGGCTCTTTCGGGGATGCGTTCGCCGCTGCCCGGGATGCCGTCGGCTTGCCCCAGGAGCTGGGTCTGCATTGCCTCAGGCATTCCTACGTGACCCACCTGATCGAAGCCGGCTATGACGCGGCCTTCGTGCAGACTCAGGTTGGCCACTCCTACGCCTCGACCACCGGGCTCTACACGTCGGTATCGTCGGACTTCAAGCAGAAATCCGTGCAGCAGATGATTGCACGCCGCATCGCGAACTTGGAGGACCCAGATGCCTGA
- a CDS encoding c-type cytochrome, whose product MKALSQKRRHPLAAIALLLMGLLLTGGLYAVATSVNQAKADTTSYSASDVEQGGKLFAANCATCHGMGASGTKDGPSLVGVGAAAVDFQVGTGRMPMQMNGPQAQKKPVQFNEEQTSQLAAYVASLGAGPAIPEEHLLDEKGDAANGGELFRVNCAMCHNAAAAGGALTRGKFAPALADVTGKHIYEAMATGPQNMPVFNDSNVSPEGKRDIITFLKTIEANGSPGGADLGSLGPVSEGLFVWIAGLGVIIAFTIWLTSRTS is encoded by the coding sequence GTGAAGGCACTCTCGCAGAAGCGACGTCACCCACTGGCAGCCATAGCGCTGTTGCTGATGGGCCTCCTCCTCACTGGTGGGCTGTACGCCGTTGCCACATCTGTCAACCAGGCCAAGGCCGACACCACCAGCTACAGCGCAAGTGACGTAGAGCAGGGCGGCAAATTGTTTGCTGCCAACTGCGCCACCTGCCACGGCATGGGTGCAAGCGGAACCAAGGACGGCCCCTCGCTGGTCGGCGTGGGTGCCGCAGCAGTTGACTTCCAGGTTGGCACCGGCCGTATGCCCATGCAGATGAACGGCCCCCAGGCGCAGAAGAAGCCCGTCCAGTTCAACGAGGAGCAGACCAGCCAACTGGCCGCTTACGTTGCATCGCTCGGTGCAGGCCCTGCGATTCCGGAAGAACACCTCCTTGACGAAAAGGGAGATGCAGCCAATGGTGGCGAACTCTTCCGCGTCAACTGCGCCATGTGCCACAACGCTGCCGCAGCCGGCGGCGCCCTGACCCGCGGCAAGTTCGCTCCCGCCCTTGCAGATGTCACAGGAAAACACATCTACGAAGCCATGGCCACGGGCCCGCAGAACATGCCTGTGTTCAACGATTCGAACGTCTCACCCGAAGGTAAGCGCGACATCATCACCTTCCTCAAGACCATCGAAGCCAACGGCTCACCGGGCGGTGCCGATCTCGGCTCCCTTGGCCCGGTGTCTGAAGGTCTCTTCGTCTGGATTGCAGGCCTGGGCGTCATCATCGCCTTCACTATCTGGCTGACGTCACGCACCTCCTAG